A stretch of Kryptolebias marmoratus isolate JLee-2015 linkage group LG24, ASM164957v2, whole genome shotgun sequence DNA encodes these proteins:
- the LOC108234373 gene encoding angiopoietin-related protein 4-like, protein MKIPQLLILLLTILVHAGDGFPTDRERRDKHASWDDVNVVAHGLLQLGQGLKEHVDKTKAQMRDVNGKLKVFNSTAAELERKQQEQGEALKAQSKEAGERYRLLTELAEEVKLRVGEVERHTEDNKSRMDRLEEVLTEPTLDSNGSEHERFSFIQRLMVSQNRRIDQLVEKIQQQQDKLEKQSLHLQALQSKVAHKRVKSHRRRDEGMALRGEAEHIQGLPRDCHDLFVRGQRASGVYTIQPENSQPFNALCQMASDGGWTVIQKRQDGSQNFDQLWENYKKGFGSLDGEFWLGLDSIHSLSKQGQYVLQVELSDEAGQQQAARYKFQLDGENNLFALHLEQESSSGAQEKSLTPEASGLPFSTADRDNDLTADINCAELLSGGWWFSSCGGSNLNGKYPRHAGQRRRQKSRRQAMFWSVTPGQSGSLRTTLLKIAPASMKQ, encoded by the exons ATGAAGATACCTCAACTTCTCATCCTACTTTTGACCATTCTGGTCCACGCAGGAGATGGGTTCCCCACCGACAGGGAGCGCCGGGACAAACACGCCTCCTGGGACGACGTGAACGTGGTGGCCCACGGGCTCCTGCAGCTCGGCCAGGGTCTGAAGGAGCACGTGGACAAGACGAAAGCCCAGATGAGGGACGTGAACGGGAAACTGAAGGTCTTCAACAGCACGGCGGCGGAGCTGGAGAGGAAGCAGCAGGAGCAAGGTGAAGCCCTGAAGGCTCAGAGCAAGGAGGCGGGGGAGAGGTACAGGCTGCTGACGGAGCTGGCTGAGGAGGTGAAGCTGAGGGTGGGGGAGGTGGAACGGCACACGGAGGACAACAAGTCCAGGATGGACAGACTGGAGGAGGTGCTGACAGAGCCGACGCTGGACAGCAACGGCAGCGAGCACGAGAGGTTTTCATTCATCCAG aGGTTGATGGTGTCTCAGAACAGACGAATCGACCAGCTGGTGGAGAAAATCCAGCAGCAACAAGACAAACTGGAGAAGCAGAGTCTGCACCTACAAGCCCTGCAGAGCAAG GTTGCACATAAGAGAGTGAAATCCCACAGACGGAGAGACGAGGGGATGGCACTGAGAGGCGAGGCGGAGCACATCCAAG GTTTACCCAGAGACTGCCATGACCTGTTTGTCCGAGGGCAGCGAGCCAGCGGCGTCTACACGATCCAGCCTGAGAACTCGCAGCCCTTCAACGCCCTCTGTCAGATGGCTTCAG ATGGTGGATGGACAGTCATCCAGAAACGTCAGGATGGATCCCAGAACTTTGACCAGCTTTGGGAGAACTACAAGAAAGGCTTCGGCAGCCTCGACG GAGAGTTTTGGCTGGGTTTGGACAGCATCCACTCCCTTTCCAAACAAGGCCAGTACGTCCTGCAGGTGGAGCTCTCCGACGAGGCGGGGCAGCAGCAGGCGGCTCGTTACAAATTCCAACTCGACGGAGAAAACAATTTGTTCGCTCTGCACCTGGAGCAGGAGTCTTCCTCCGGAGCTCAGGAGAAAAGCTTGACCCCCGAAGCTTCTGGTCTTCCTTTCTCCACGGCTGACAGAGACAACGACCTCACTGCAGACATCAACTGTGCCGAGCTGCTCTCAG GTGGCTGGTGGTTCAGCAGCTGCGGTGGCTCAAACCTCAACGGAAAGTATCCCAGACACGCCGGGCAGCGGCGGAGACAAAAGTCCAGGAGACAGGCGATGTTCTGGAGCGTCACACCGGGACAGAGCGGCTCTCTGAGGACCACGCTGCTTAAAATCGCACCAGCATCGATGAAACAATGA